TTACTCTAGTAGGAGGCGGTGGTATGTTTGATTCTTCTCTCACCCTTACTACTGGAGAATTTGGAGTTGGTGGAGTTATCCTATAAACTCTTTTCTTAGTCGGAGGAGGTGGGGGAAGTTGTTGCTTTTCTTCTAAGGTAAGATCATCGTATTTTTTTTGTATTGTACTTCCATCTTCATAAGTGTACACCACTAATATTTCTTTAGAAGATTCTCCTTTTAAATTTTTGGCACTATTTTTTACTTGTATAGATACAGGTGCTTTGTCAGTATCTTTTTTTTGCGCTTCAACTCTTTCAGCAAAGAGAAAAGTGAATCCTGCTATTACTGGTATTACTGCCAGTTTTTTAAGCAAAATTTTGGTACGAGAACTTTGTTTTGTCATCATTAATAATCTTTTTTTAGTTAATAAATAATTCAAATTACTGGCCAAGTAATATTCGTTGTTCCAAGCAGCTCTATTTAATAGTAAATATTGATACTCGGTAGTGTTTTTATGTGTAATAATTACTTCATTGTCTGCTAAAAACTCATGATTTAACTTTATTGCTTTTTTAAGGAATATAAATGTTGGATTGATCCAAAAAACGATTTGTAAAAATTCAATAAATAATATGTCAAACGTGTGTTTTTGTAGAGCATGTGTTAACTCGTGTGTATAGAGTTCAGTTTCAATCTTGTTTGAATTGTATTCCTCTTTGTTGATAAAAATGTAGTTCCAAAAGGTGTGTGGACTAATTAAATCGTCAACTAAAACAAGGGTAGCTTTGTCTTTTTTTATTTTTTTATACTGTTTTATCTTTAAGAAGATATTAAATAGGTTTTTTGTAAAGCGGATTAATAAAATGATTGCTACAATTGTATATCCAAGAAATAAATATTGGGTATAGCTAATTTCCTTAACAGGATTTACATCCAAATTTGAATCTGTAATCAAGGAAGGCACAGCCTTTAAAGTATTCGGAATAGTTTCTATATAGATTTTATAAAAAGGAGCTATAAACGAAAACAATACGCTACCTAATAAATAAAACCGATTGAATTGGTGCATTTTTTCTCGTTCTAATATCAAATGATAAAAGAGAAGCAGCAATGCTAAACAAATTCCTGATTTGATAAAATACGTTATCATTATTGTTGCTTTTTAATTTGCTGATCGATAATTTTTTTCAAATCTTCCAATTCAGAAACCGATAAGTCTGTTTTTTCGGTAAAGAAAGAAGCGAATTGACTAGCGGAATTGTTAAAAAAGTTTTTAATCAATCCGTTTACATGCTTTGAAAAGTAGTCTGACTTTTTTACCAAAGGAAAATATTCTCTTGATTTTCCATCCAATGTGTAATCTACAAATCCTTTATCTTTCATTCTTTTTAATAGTGTAGCAACTGTAGTTGTGGCAGGTTTTGGTTCAGGAAACTCTGCTAAAATATCTTTCATAAAAGCTTTTTTTAGTTTCCATAAATATTGCATCACTTGTTCTTCAGTTTTCGATAATTGCATTTCGATAAAATTTGAATTTGTATTCTACAAATGTAGAAATAAATTTTAATTCTACAAGTGTAGAGTTAGAAAAATAAAGCAAAAAAATAACCTTGAATGAGTTTCAAGGCTATCTTATTGATGTTATTAAGGATGAATTATTTTGATAATTCCGTAAAATACTGATAAAAATATGGAATTGTTTCAATTCCTTTCAAGTAATTCCACACTCCAAAATGCTCGTTTGGTGAGTGAATGGCATCAGAATTTAATCCGAATCCCATTAAAATAGTCTTACTCTTTAATTCTTGCTCAAACAAAGCAACAATTGGAATGCTTCCTCCGCTTCGTTGCGGAATAGGAGTTACTCCAAAGGTTTCTTGGTATGCTTTACTTGCAGCTTGGTAGCCAATATTATCAATAGGAGTTACATATCCTTGACCTCCATGATGAGGTTTTACCTCTACTTTTACTGATTTTGGAGCAATACTTTCAAAATGTTTTTTGAATAATTCAGTAATTTCTTCCCATTCTTGCCCTGGTACTAAACGCATTGAAATTTTAGCGTAGGCTTTTGAAGCAATAACAGTTTTTGCTCCTTCACCTGTATATCCTCCCCAAATTCCGTTTACATCTAAAGTAGGACGGATAGAGTTACGCTCGTTAGTAGTATAACCAGCTTCTCCATGAACATCATCAATATCTAAAGCAGCCTTGTATTCTTCTAATGAGAAAGGTGCTTTCGCCATTTCATCACGCTCTTCACGAGACAATTCTTCTACTTTATCATAAAATCCAGGGATGGTAATATGATTGTTTTCATCGTGTAATGAAGCAATCATTTGTGTTAAAATGTTGATAGGGTTTGCTACCGCACCTCCATATAAACCAGAATGTAAGTCTCTATTAGGTCCAGTAACTTCAACTTCTACATAACTTAAACCACGTAAACCAGTAGTAATAGAAGGGATGTCGTTGGCAATCATTCCTGTATCGGAAATTAAAATTACGTCATTAGCTAACTTTTCTTTATTTCTAGGAACAAACCAAGCTAAACTTTCTGAACCTACTTCTTCTTCACCTTCAATCATAAATTTTACGTTACAAGGTAGGTTGCCAGTATGAGTCATGTATTCTAATGCCTTTACATGCATATACATTTGCCCTTTATCGTCACATGCACCACGTGCAAAAATTGCTCCTTCAGGGTGAATATCTGTTTTTTTGATAACAGGATCAAATGGAGGAGAAGTCCATAAATCGATAGGGTCTGCCGGCTGTACATCGTAATGACCATATACCAATACTGTTGGTAAATTAGGATCTATTATTTTTTCTCCATAAACGATAGGATATCCAGGAGTTTCACAAATTTCTACTTTATCACAGCCTGCTTTTTCTAAACTTTCTTTTACAGTATCAGCAGTATTTAATACGTCTTGATTAAAGGCTGGATCAGCACTTACTGATGGAATTTTTAATAAATCGATAAGCTCATTAATAAAACGATCTTTATGTTGAGCTATATAATCTTTTACGTTTTGCATGTGTTGTATATTAATTAGCATCAAAAATAAGAAAAATAGTATACTTCTTCTTTGTAGTTTACAAGTATTGTTTATATTTGCATCCACAATTTCAAAAGTACGCGGGCGTGGTGGAATTGGTAGACACGCTAGACTTAGGATCTAGTGCCGTGAGGTGTGAGAGTTCGAGTCTCTCCGCCCGTACATTGATAATCAACATCTTAACTTATAGTTAAGGTGTTTTTTTTTGGTCTAGCGTCAAAGAATCCGTAAAAGAACCCGAAAACAAATAAAAAGGTAAGTTTCTCTTAGTTTTTATTGTTGTTTAACTGCTTGTTTACTAGTTCTTTATGTTGTTTTGGCTAGCTTTGAGCACGCGCTAGATTCAAAATCTAGCATTTTTAAGATTTAATTTACTGGTAATCAATATGTTGCAGGATTTTTTTTAAGAGTGCTGATTTTAGCTCTAAAAGAACCCGTAATATCAAAAACAAGTAGTAAGAATCTAAGTAAAAAGTTATATTTTTGAGGTGAGCACCTACATTACACACGCCCGTGTAGAATTTTTATAAATTATTAATAAATTAAGCAAGGAAGTTTTCTTATTAAAGCATTGATTTTATACTAAATAGTAGGTGCTTTTTTAGACTAATAAAATACTTTTATCTAAAACTTCAACTGAGTTCTTAAGTCTGAGTATAAAATTGTACTTAATCTTAATTCTAGATATCAAATCTTGAGTTAAAGCAAAATTGGCAAACGGCTCAGTTTGTAATGGGAGTGAAGCTATTAAATAGCAATTGTTGCTAGTTAAGAATGTGCTATTTGTAGAATAATATCCTCTAGTTTTTACTAATTGTTTAATAGCTTTTTTTAAGTTTTGTTTATTTCGGTTGGGGTTGTTACTATATTTTAATTCTAAAAAAAGAATCCAACTATCTGAATTGCTTACTGATGGGAAAGAGCAAGATTCACATTGTGATAGAGTACTACCATTGCTTCTTACAAAACTCGAATGATCAAAAATGATATTATCTAAATCTAGTTTACTAGAGTTTTTTATAGTAAAATAATTATTGTCGGTAGGTGGAGTAGGAGAAAATATTTCAACTGAACGCCTTAGATGAGCTGGAAGATTTTTTGTTGACTCGGTATAGTCAGCTATATGAATATCATCATCTTTGGTTGTGATAATATGATGAGGGAAATTTGAGGTAATTTTTGTTTTAATCATTCTGATTTAAAAAATTTAGTAGTAAATAAAAATCATCCATTACCTCTTTCATTTGTTGGTCAAAGTAATTACCTCCTATTAAACCATTGTCTTGTTTTATGTTTTTTATAGAACCTTCATTTATTTCATAAATATTAATGTTTTTAGGATCTATATAAGAATTGAGGGTAGAGATTCTCTCTTTAAGTAACTCAGGTATTTTCTCCTTGGTTAAAAAAGTTAAAATACAATTATTTATAGCATAAAGTACATAAGGACTATGAGTTGTAAGTGTTAAAGAATGATCATAATCACTTAGGTTTAGATATTCAAATAACTTATAGCATAACTGTTTTTGAGTAGCTGGAAACAAGTTTTGTTCAGGTTCTTCAATTATTAAGTTAGTCCTTTGTGTTTTAAATAGACTATTTCTAATATTAATATAATTAGAAAATAATTTGTTAGCTTGAGGTTCATTTGACGTAATTTCATTCATTAAGTCATTTACCTTTTTGTGTCTGTACTTTAGTTTTTCAGAGAGGCTTTTGCTTGATAGCTCATTATTTTTGTATGTAAAATTAATATTGAAATAAGGTTCTAGTAAAAATTGATCGATAATTTTTTGACTAGACTTAGCTTTTATTTCGTCAAATTCATAAGATGATTTTTCTTCTTGTTCATATAGGTTAATTATTAAGTTGTGAACCATTGTTAATAAAGGAGTAACAGATTGGATACCACTTGAGGCTTGAGATAAAAGAATGTCGAAATTTTTATTACCTATGTGACTTTCTTTATTTTCTTCAGAGTAATAATAATCTACACCTGTGTCTAGTATAGGTAATTTTTGCTCTGAAGTAAAGTTTTTTCGAGTATCAAACCAGTCGTATAAGTAACTTTTTAAATAGTTATTAGGTAGTTCAACTTTTTCCATTTCAGGAAGAATAACTACACTTCTTTCCGATGGTATATATGAAATTTTTGTTCTTTTATAGTTGTAAAATCGATCATCTAGCCATTTTATATCAATTTGAGAATTTGAAAACGTAATTTTAATTGCATCTCCAGTATATTCAAGGAAACTTTTTGAATTAAAATACCCTTTTATTTTATGAAAAGTTTCAAGTTTCTCTATAAAAAAATTGTTGCTTTGAACATAATTATCATAAGTTTGATGTAATGAAACATCTTTTTCAATCCAACTACAATAGCTTAATATTTTAGCAATAGTACTTTTACCACTACTTTGTTGCCCCATAAAAACATTAATTTTTTTGATTTCAAATGAAATGTTTTTTATAGGACCAATGTTTTTTATTGTTAGTGTTTTTGGCATTTAAATGAATCTTATATTAGCAAATTTATAAAAAATCAGTTAGTCAAAGATAGGTATATTTTATGAGGTTAATTAAGAAATTTTAATTGGTTTAGACTATGTTTTTTTTGTATTTTGGAACCCGTAAAAGAACCCGGAATAAGTAATAATTAAAGAAAATTAAAAAAAATAAAGTATTGATTTTTTTGTTTTTAATACTGTAAAAACTAACTATTTCGGTTTTATTAATAACCTTTAGTTATGCAGTTGTATTAGTCGAGTTTTTTATAGCTGAGTATTAGGTGTTAATATTTTAAATATCTTTAGCAGAAAAAGATACTTTTATTTTGATAACTACACTACTTATAATTTTATACATAGCTATTATTGCTACAGTTGCTGTTATTATTATTAATACCTCAACACCACCAAAAGCAATAGCTTATCTATTTTTGTTGATTCTGTTTCCTATAGGAGGTATAATTATCTATTTAACAGTAGGAATAAATCATAGAACATATAAACTGTACAATAAAAAGCTAGAAGTAGATAAGAGTATTTTCTTTGAGCTTAAAGAAAAACTTAAAAATTATACTGAAAAAACGTTGTCAACTTCTAAAAGTCATTTAGGACATTTTTACAACCTTACGAAGTTTATACATAAAGAAAATGTTTTAACCAATAATAATAAAGTTAGTTTACTTTTAAATGGAGAATGTAAATTTCCAGAGGTTATTAAGGCTTTAAAAGCTGCTAAAAATCATATACATATAGAGTATTATATTTTTCAAAATGATACTATTGGTAAGCAAATAGGTGATGTTTTAAAAGAAAAGGCTAAAGAAGGAGTTAAAGTACGTTTTATTTATGATGATTTTGGAAGTAAGGATATTCGTAAGTCGTTTGTGAAGTCTTTAATTGATAGTGGAGTAGAGGCGTACCCTTTTTATAAAATTAAATGGTTATTGTTAGCCAATAGAATTAACTACCGAAACCATAGAAAAATTATTGTTATTGATGGTAAAGTAGGTTTTGTAGGTGGTGTGAATGTTTCTGAAAGGTATATTAATCCTAATAAATTTAATTGTTATTGGAGAGATACACATATTAAAATTGAAGGGCTTGCTGTTTTAAATTTACAACGTGTTTTTTTAGCGGATTGGAACTTTTGTGCTGATCAAAATGTTATTGTTGAAGAAGAGCTTTTTCCTGTAGAGAGTCAAGAAAATTCAAGTGAGCATAAGCAGTTAGTACAGGTAATTTCTAGCGGGCCAGATTCTGATCATCCAGATATTATGTATGCACTTATTCAAGCAATACTGTTATCAAAAAAAGAAATACTAATAACTACTCCTTATTTTGTGCCCAGAGCGTCTTTTTTAGATGCTCTTAAAATAGCTAGTTTGAGTGGAGTTACGATAAAATTATTGGTGCCAAGTATTTCAGATTCGAAATTAGTTAATGGGGTGTCAAATTCTTTTTACAAAGAAGTATTAGAAATAGGAGTAGAGGTATATAGATATAAGAAAGGGTTTGTACATGCAAAGACGATGGTGTTTGACGAGTTGGTTTGTTCTGTAGGAACAGCAAATTTAGATGAACGTAGTTTTGATTTAAATTTTGAAATTAACGCATTAGTTTATGATAAAGATTTTGCAAGTCAGTTGAAAAATGCTTTTATGGAAGATTTAAAAAACAGTGAGAAAATAGACTTACATAAATGGAATAATAGACCTGTTTTAATACGTTTTACAGAGAGATTGGCTAGATTGTTAGCTCCTATTTTGTAGTTAAGTTACGAAAGAGTAACGATAAAACTTCTTAAGTAAAAGAAGTCTTATCGTTATTTATTCCTCAAAAAGAGCTTTTTGAGTTATTCTTTAATTATAAACATGGATCTACGATTCAGTTGATGTTCGTCTTCACTACACGTAGTTTGGTTATTACATTTGTTAATAAGTTTTGATTCTCCATATCCTTTCGCACTTAGCCTTGTTATATCAATTCCTTTTTTAAGAAACCAATCTAATGTAGCTTGTGCTCTATTTTCAGATAATCTTGAATTGTAAGAATCATTTCCTCTCGAATCGGTATGTGATTCAATATGAATTTTTAAAGTAGGATATTCTTTTAAAGCAACTAAAATTTTAGCTAATTCAATTTCAGCATCTGGACGAATATTAAATTTATCATAATCAAAGTAAATAGGTTGTAACGTTAATCTACATCCTAAATCATTTGGAGGGCATGGGTCAGAGGGATCTAAAGCTAAAGGCATGTTTAGCTTAATAGGCATTTTTATAGTTTTCGGGTTATTTGGGGTTTCTATAACTTTTTCTTTCGGGTGGTATTTTTCTTTCTTAGCCCTCAAAGTATACTGTTCTTGACAGTTTAATAGAAAAGTAAAAGTAGCATCGTTACCAACAGTAACTGTTTTTACTTCTTTATTGTTACTATCAATCAAAGTAACTTCTGCATTTGGAATTAATTCACCAGTATTTTTATCCATTACAGGTCCTTGAATTGTAATTTCACAACGTTCCCAAATTTGATAAATATCATCACTTTTACTACCTTCTTTACCATCACGATTAGATGTAAAGTAACCTATTCTATCTTCTTTTATAATGAAGCCAAAATCGTCTTTTGGACTGTTTATGGGTTTTCCAAAAGTAGAAATTTCTCCATGAGAGTTTTCTTCTAGTTTTGTTACAAAAATATCTAAGCCCCCCATACCTGCATGTCCATCGCTTGAGAAATAGAGGTTGTTTTCATCACTAACAAACGGAAAAGTTTCTCTTTCAGAGGTGTTTATTTTATTACCAAGATTTATAGGTTTTGTGTAAATATCTTCACCTAAGATTTTTACATACCAAATATCAGACATTCCCAAGCTACCAGGCATGTCTGAAGAAAAGTATAGTTTATCTTCTTCAGGACTTAGAGTTGGGTGTCCAACGGAGTAGTTATCATTATTAAAAGGAAGTTCTTGTATGTTCTCCCAAGAGTTTCCATTTCTGGTGGCTTTATATATTTTGAGCCTAACGACATGGTCTCTATCTCTTTTCTTTTTACCATTTAAGTAGTTGTTTCTGGTAAAATACATGGTATTTCCGTCTTTTGTAAAAACAGCGGTAGATTCATGATAAGGAGAATTAACGTTTCCATTAAAAGCTTTTACTTTTCCAAAATTCATGTCTTTATCTATAGGAACTTGATATAAGTTTAAGAAAGGTTGTTCATCCCACCCAGCAAGATCATCAGTCTGTTCTTTTGATAAAGTTGGATTTTTTCTACTTGAAGCAAAGACAATATTATCACCATAAAAAGCTGGTCCAAAATCAGAATATTCTGTATTAACAGGAATTTTTTCTATTTCAAAAAGTTTGTCATGTACCCCTTTTTTAAATAAAGTGTCAGCGACATTTTTATAAGAATCTAAAGAAGTAATTTTACCTCCTTTGAATCTATATATTTCCATGAGTTTCTCAGCTTCTTCAGGTTGGTTGATACTTTTTAAACATTGTGCTGCTCTAAAATAATCAATTGTAAGGGCTTCATTTGGAAACCTGTCTATTAAATTGTAATACCATTTTGCAGCTTTCGAATAATCACTGTTAAAATAGTATGTGTTTCCTAGCTTTCTATATATTTCGGCTGATCCGTAGTTCTTTTCAACAACTTTTAAATAGATTTTTCGAGCGTCTATAAAGTCGTAGGTGTTATACTTAGTGTTTGCCTTTTCAACCAGTGCTATTTGAGCAAAAGCAGCAGAACTTATAAAGGCAAATAAAAAGTAAAAAATTAAATAATGCTTTTTCATGATATTAAAATTTTAGAAGAATCTTGGTGTTAGTATACGTTCAGGATTATTGAAGATATCAAACGTTAAGAAGAATTCGTAAGAACCATTACTGTGGTCTTCGATATCTGTAGTTTGAAAATCATATCCCATTCCTAAGAATAACTGATTAGTTATTTGAAATCCTGCCATGGCACTAATTGCAGCGTCCCATCGATAAGAGGCCCCAAGGGTAAATTTATTGTTGAATAGAAAATTTGCAGATAAATCAGCTTGTAAAGGAGATCCGTTAACCCACTTAAACATAGTTGCAGGTTTAAGTTTTATATTTTCGCTAATATCAAAAACATAACCAGCTATTAAGAAGTAGTGTAAACGCTCTATAGCTATGGCATCTTCATTACTGTTATTAGCACTGTCTGAATTATAATGTTTTGAATTGAAAAAATTAGGCACTGATAACCCAAGGTAAAGTCTATCATTATTATAGTAAATACCTGCACCTATTTGGGGTTGTACTTTTTTGTCAATGTTTTCTGCAAATTGCCAATCGTTTTCATCATATATGTTTAGTTTAGAATAATCTACATCTAGTATACTCAGTCCCCCTTTAATACCAAAGGATATTCTTGAACGCCCTGATAAAAGTAATGAGTATGCATAATCTATTGTAATACCTGTTTCGTTAGAAGGACCTATTTCATCATTAATAATAGAAAGTCCTATTGCGTTTCGTTTTAAGGTACCCAAAGGCATATTAAAAGTAAAAGTTCCAGTATTTGGAGCTCCATCAAATCCAGCCCATTGTGTTCTGTATAGTAAACCTAAACCAATAGCATTTTTTGAACCAATATAACCTGGGTTTATAACTTGAGTATTATACATGTATTGAGTGTATTGTGGGTCTTGTTGAGAAAAACACACATTTACACTAATAATTATTAATAGTAATATAGAATAATGTTTCATTAGGTTTAGCGCTTTTTAGTTTCTTTTTAGATATAAATATCCTTTGTTAGTCATAGCTTCTTGGTTAGAATTCCATCGAGTGAGTATGTAGAAATACGTACCTGTAGGTAGTTTTTGATCTTTACTAACTGTTGCACGTCCTTCAGATATTCCTCTAAATAAATTTCCGTTAATTCCATAAGCATCAGTTTGATAAACTAAAACACCCCATCTATTAAAAACCTTTAAATTATTATTAGGGTAATTTTCAATACCGTTAATGCGGAAGAAATCATTAGCTCCATCTTCATCTGGAGAAACAGCATTAAAAATTTCAAAAGGAATTTCTTCGATCGGTAGGTCTGTTATTGTAGGGTCATCTGGATCACCATCATTATCAATATCAATATCGTCTAAGTTGTTTGGATCGTCAGAAGTATCAGTTACAGAACCTCCTGAAGAGTCTTCAGCTGTAACCAACGCTTGATTGGTAACAGACTCGTTTGTTAAGTCTTGTTCAGTTATAACATAAATAGCAGTAAAGGTTGTACTATCAACTTCGCCAGGTAATAGTTGAGGAATGGTGCTACCGTTAATTGTAATTCCAGGTAGGTTATCTTGTAAAGTAATATTATATAAAGCTGAATCTCCAGTATTGTATATGATAAAACTATATGTAATAGTTTCTCCAACATTAGCATATCCATTTCCATTAGCATCATTAAAGGTGCTTACTTTTTCAAGAGAAATACTGTTATTAGGTTGACACAATGTAGTTTGGGTTTGATCGTCTTCAAGAATACTATTGTCATCAGATAAATCACTTACATTGTTACCACTAATACTTGTGCCTGTAACAGTTGCTTGATTATTAACTGAACCATTATCAATATCAGATTGTGTAATAGTGTAACTAGCAGAATAACTCCATGTTTCATTTATGTCAAGTTGGTTGTTACTATTGATATCACCTGAGGCAAGGGTAATTGTCCCACTTAGCATTGGGTCAGTTAGGATCACATTTGTAATAGTAGTGTTTCCTGTGTTTGTAAGAGTGAAATTATAAGTTATTGTTTCTCCTACATCACTACAATTATCATTATCTTCATCGTTGAGAGTAGCAGTTTTAATTAAGGCAATTCCATCAGACTGACATAGATTGGTTTGTGTTTGATCATCTTCAAGAGTACTATTATCATCAGATAAATCACTTACATTATTACCACTAATACTTGTACCTGTAACTGTTGCTTGATTACTTACAGAACCATTATCAATATTGGTTTGAGTAATGGTGTAATTAGCAGAATAACTCCAAGTTTCATTAATGTCAAGTTGGTTGTCACTATCGGTATCACCTGAGGCAAGAGTAATTGTACCACCAAGCATTGGATCAGTAAGAACTACGTTGGTAATGGTAGTATTTCCTGTGTTTGTAAGAGTGAAATTATAGGTTATTGTTTCTCCTACATCACTACATCCATCGGTATCTTCATCATTGAAAGTGGCAGTTTTAATTAGGGCAATTCCATCAGACTGACATAAGTTGGTTTGAGTTTGATCATTTTCAAGAATACTATTGTCATCAGATAAATCACTTACATTATTACCACTGATACTCGTGCCTGTAACTGTTGCTTGATTGGTCACTGAACCATTATCAATATTTGCTTGAGTAATTGTGTAATTGGCAGTATAACTCCAAGTTTCATTAATGTCAAGTTGGTTGTCACTATCGGTATCGCCTGAGGCAAGAGTAATTGTACCACCAAGCATTGGATCAGTAAGAACTACGTTGATAATAGTAGTGTTTCCTGTGTTTGTAAGCGTGAAGTTGTAGGTTATCGTTTCTCCTACATCGCTACAACCATCAGTGTCTTCATCATTGAAAATAGCCGTTTTTACAAGTGCAATACTATCGGATTGACACACTGTAGTTTGTGTTGGGTCGTCTTCAAGCACACTATCATTATCAGATAAGTCTGTAACAACGACAGCTTGCGATGACTCTCCGCTTGCGGTAGCTTGATTAGTAATTGACCCGTTATCAATATTGGTTTGAGTTATGGCATAATCAGCTGTATAAATCCATATTTCACCTACATCAAGTGTGTTATTTGTGTTCAGGTCTCCTGAATCTAATGTAACAGGTCCGCCTAATAAAGGATCATTTACAGTTACATTAATTAAACCAGTATTACCTTGATTTGTAACCGTCATTGTGTAGGTTATTGTTTCTCCAGTATTGCTACAACCATCTGAGTTTTCATCATTAAAAGTGGCTGTTTTAACAATAGCAATGTCTGGTGCTTGACATAAATCAATTGTGGTGATATCATCTTCCAGAATACTATTGTCATCAGATTGATCACTAACTGTACCTCCAGAAACAGTACTAGCTTGCACTGTAGCTTGATTTTGCACAAAAGTGTTTGTAATATCTAGCGGAGTAACAATATAAGAACCTGTATATATCCAAATTTCATCAACATCTAACTCATTGTCTGAGTCAGTATCTCCTGAGCTGTAAGAAACTGTAAGTAAAGGATCGGTTACAACTATTGAGTTTAGTGTTGTGTTTCCTGTATTTATAACAGAAAGGGTAAAAGTTATTGTTTCTCCGTTATCGCTACAACCATCACCATTTTCATCATTAATGGTTCCTTGCTTAATGAGTGCAATACCTTCAGTTTGACATAAATTGGTTACTGTAGGGTCGTCTTCTAGAGTACTGTTGTCATCAGACAAGTCGCTTACGTTAGTTCCTCCTGTACTTACTCCTGTTACAGTGGCTTGACCAGTAACAGAGCTATTGTCAATATCGTCTTGAGTGATAATATAGTCTAGTGAGTATACCCATGTTTCGTCAACATCTAGTTCATTATCATCATCAGTATCTCCAGAATTGAGTGTTAA
The nucleotide sequence above comes from Tenacibaculum singaporense. Encoded proteins:
- a CDS encoding OmpA family protein, which translates into the protein MKKHYLIFYFLFAFISSAAFAQIALVEKANTKYNTYDFIDARKIYLKVVEKNYGSAEIYRKLGNTYYFNSDYSKAAKWYYNLIDRFPNEALTIDYFRAAQCLKSINQPEEAEKLMEIYRFKGGKITSLDSYKNVADTLFKKGVHDKLFEIEKIPVNTEYSDFGPAFYGDNIVFASSRKNPTLSKEQTDDLAGWDEQPFLNLYQVPIDKDMNFGKVKAFNGNVNSPYHESTAVFTKDGNTMYFTRNNYLNGKKKRDRDHVVRLKIYKATRNGNSWENIQELPFNNDNYSVGHPTLSPEEDKLYFSSDMPGSLGMSDIWYVKILGEDIYTKPINLGNKINTSERETFPFVSDENNLYFSSDGHAGMGGLDIFVTKLEENSHGEISTFGKPINSPKDDFGFIIKEDRIGYFTSNRDGKEGSKSDDIYQIWERCEITIQGPVMDKNTGELIPNAEVTLIDSNNKEVKTVTVGNDATFTFLLNCQEQYTLRAKKEKYHPKEKVIETPNNPKTIKMPIKLNMPLALDPSDPCPPNDLGCRLTLQPIYFDYDKFNIRPDAEIELAKILVALKEYPTLKIHIESHTDSRGNDSYNSRLSENRAQATLDWFLKKGIDITRLSAKGYGESKLINKCNNQTTCSEDEHQLNRRSMFIIKE
- a CDS encoding dipeptidase encodes the protein MQNVKDYIAQHKDRFINELIDLLKIPSVSADPAFNQDVLNTADTVKESLEKAGCDKVEICETPGYPIVYGEKIIDPNLPTVLVYGHYDVQPADPIDLWTSPPFDPVIKKTDIHPEGAIFARGACDDKGQMYMHVKALEYMTHTGNLPCNVKFMIEGEEEVGSESLAWFVPRNKEKLANDVILISDTGMIANDIPSITTGLRGLSYVEVEVTGPNRDLHSGLYGGAVANPINILTQMIASLHDENNHITIPGFYDKVEELSREERDEMAKAPFSLEEYKAALDIDDVHGEAGYTTNERNSIRPTLDVNGIWGGYTGEGAKTVIASKAYAKISMRLVPGQEWEEITELFKKHFESIAPKSVKVEVKPHHGGQGYVTPIDNIGYQAASKAYQETFGVTPIPQRSGGSIPIVALFEQELKSKTILMGFGLNSDAIHSPNEHFGVWNYLKGIETIPYFYQYFTELSK
- the cls gene encoding cardiolipin synthase; the protein is MITTLLIILYIAIIATVAVIIINTSTPPKAIAYLFLLILFPIGGIIIYLTVGINHRTYKLYNKKLEVDKSIFFELKEKLKNYTEKTLSTSKSHLGHFYNLTKFIHKENVLTNNNKVSLLLNGECKFPEVIKALKAAKNHIHIEYYIFQNDTIGKQIGDVLKEKAKEGVKVRFIYDDFGSKDIRKSFVKSLIDSGVEAYPFYKIKWLLLANRINYRNHRKIIVIDGKVGFVGGVNVSERYINPNKFNCYWRDTHIKIEGLAVLNLQRVFLADWNFCADQNVIVEEELFPVESQENSSEHKQLVQVISSGPDSDHPDIMYALIQAILLSKKEILITTPYFVPRASFLDALKIASLSGVTIKLLVPSISDSKLVNGVSNSFYKEVLEIGVEVYRYKKGFVHAKTMVFDELVCSVGTANLDERSFDLNFEINALVYDKDFASQLKNAFMEDLKNSEKIDLHKWNNRPVLIRFTERLARLLAPIL
- a CDS encoding BlaI/MecI/CopY family transcriptional regulator: MQLSKTEEQVMQYLWKLKKAFMKDILAEFPEPKPATTTVATLLKRMKDKGFVDYTLDGKSREYFPLVKKSDYFSKHVNGLIKNFFNNSASQFASFFTEKTDLSVSELEDLKKIIDQQIKKQQ
- a CDS encoding M56 family metallopeptidase, translated to MITYFIKSGICLALLLLFYHLILEREKMHQFNRFYLLGSVLFSFIAPFYKIYIETIPNTLKAVPSLITDSNLDVNPVKEISYTQYLFLGYTIVAIILLIRFTKNLFNIFLKIKQYKKIKKDKATLVLVDDLISPHTFWNYIFINKEEYNSNKIETELYTHELTHALQKHTFDILFIEFLQIVFWINPTFIFLKKAIKLNHEFLADNEVIITHKNTTEYQYLLLNRAAWNNEYYLASNLNYLLTKKRLLMMTKQSSRTKILLKKLAVIPVIAGFTFLFAERVEAQKKDTDKAPVSIQVKNSAKNLKGESSKEILVVYTYEDGSTIQKKYDDLTLEEKQQLPPPPPTKKRVYRITPPTPNSPVVRVREESNIPPPPTRVKKGDVSRIPPPPPTVRVKKGMRTDIPAPPKPMAPLEYIKKHKSKNTEYFYNDKKISYKKALKLLETDDSINLQIWNKNGKTTFKLSEKPIVIKN
- a CDS encoding PorP/SprF family type IX secretion system membrane protein, producing the protein MKHYSILLLIIISVNVCFSQQDPQYTQYMYNTQVINPGYIGSKNAIGLGLLYRTQWAGFDGAPNTGTFTFNMPLGTLKRNAIGLSIINDEIGPSNETGITIDYAYSLLLSGRSRISFGIKGGLSILDVDYSKLNIYDENDWQFAENIDKKVQPQIGAGIYYNNDRLYLGLSVPNFFNSKHYNSDSANNSNEDAIAIERLHYFLIAGYVFDISENIKLKPATMFKWVNGSPLQADLSANFLFNNKFTLGASYRWDAAISAMAGFQITNQLFLGMGYDFQTTDIEDHSNGSYEFFLTFDIFNNPERILTPRFF